The Mucilaginibacter gracilis genomic interval TGGTGTGTTACGGCTTAGAGCACTTTGGCAGCGAGGAGCAAAAACAAAAATATTTAGTGCCACTGGCTAAGGGCGAAAAGATAGGTGCTTTTTGCCTTTCGGAACCGGAGGCTGGCAGCGATGCAACATCGCAACATACAACGGCTATTGACATGGGCGACCATTACCTTGTTAATGGCACCAAAAATTGGATAACCAACGGCAGTTCGGCGTCAACTTATTTGGTTATTGCCCAAACCCATGCCGAAAAGGGGCACCATGGTATTAATGTTTTAATAGTTGAGCGTGGTATGGAGGGATTTACCATTGGCCCTAAAGAAAATAAATTAGGCATCCGCGGAAGCGACACCCATTCGCTGATGTTTACCGATGTTAAAGTGCCTAAAGAGAACCGCATAGGCGAAGATGGCTTCGGCTTTAAATTTGCCATGAAAACGTTGGAAGGTGGCCGCATAGGTATTGCTTCGCAGGCCTTAGGTATTGCATCCGGAGCGTATGAGCTTGCGCTGAATTATAGTAAAGAACGGAAAACTTTTGGTAAACCCCTGGCCGACCATCAATCAATCCAGTTTAAACTGGCCGACATGGCTACCGAAATTGAGGCCGCGCGTTTGCTTTGCTTAAAAGCAGCATGGTTAAAAGACAACGGGCAACCTTATGCACAGGCAAGCTCAATGGCTAAACTGTTTGCATCCGAAGTAGCCATGAAAACTACTATCGAAGCTGTGCAGATACACGGTGGCTATGGTTTTGTTAAAGAGTACCATGTTGAACGCCTGATGCGCGATGCCAAAATAACGCAGATTTATGAAGGTACCTCGGAAATACAAAAGATAGTTATTTCGAGAGAAGTCTTAAAATGAGTTAGAGCCAGGAATCAAGATTCAAGAATCAGGAAATAATCTAATCTCCACGTATTTTGGTTCGTAACCCTACAGCAATGGGCGACGATTTATATTTTTTAAGCCCTCCCTACCGGGGAGGGTTGGTTGGGGCTTCTTATACTTTAATAATTATCTTCCGCTTATACATCCAGCTTAGTATCAGCATAAAAAATAGTACAAAGCAAATGGCCCAGGCCAATGAGGCGTTTATGGGCGAAAAGTAGGGTGCAAACACGTGCTGATAAACATATTGTAAAACAGCCTGCTTTTTATCGCCAACTTTAATAAGGGCAGATGTTTTTACGATGAATGCCGATAGAAAAAATACGGTGATGGCATTTACGCCATAAACTACAAATGGGCGGGTAAAGCCTTTATGGCCCTGTACATCAATTATCCAATAAAAAAAAGCCAGGCCAAGGGTAGCCAACCCACCGGCATACAGCACGTACGAGCTTGTCCAGAGGGCTTTATTAATGGGGAAAAATAAATCCCAAATTAAGCCTAAAATAACTGCGCCAAGGCCTGCGGTAAACATCCAGGCTACTTTGGTACTTTCGTCTTTATCCTTACGTTTTAGCCAGGTGCCTATAAGTATACCAAATAAAGTTGTAGCGCAGGCAGGCAGGGTGCCCAATAAACCTTCGGGGTCCCAGGTAACGGCTTCTTTCCAAAGGTGAGGGGTTCCTAATATAGTCCTGTCCAGCCATGCGCCTAAATTGGTTTCGGGTTGCAGGTTAGCATAGCCTGTGCCGGGCACGGGCACCAGCGTCATCAATAAAAAATACACTATTAAAAATGTCCAGAAGAGTATCAGTTGGGTTTTACGTTCAGTTTTAACAAATATTACTCCGCATATAGCGAATACCAATCCAATACGCGGCAAAACACCGGGTATGCGCATGGTGCCAAAATTAAAGTGCGGATATAGGGCCAAAAACCAGCCCAGGCCAATCAAAATTGCGCCGCGTTTAATCACAGTTAGTAATAGTTTACCGTGTTGAGCGGCGTCGGCAGCTTTGGTTTGCAGTGCAAAAACTATTGATACCCCAACAATGTATAGAAAAAACGGAAATATAAGGTCGGTAGGGGTACAGCCGTTCCAGGCTGCGTGTTCCAAGGGGGCATAAATATGGCCCCAGTCGCCCGGGTTGTTAACCAGTATCATAGCCGCCACGGTTAGGCCGCGAAATACATCCAGAGACAGTAAACGGTTATTGAGTTTTAAGTTTGGAGTTTGTGATAGCCCGGCCATAATTTAATGTTGCGTTAAACAAATATATATTTTTTAAAATCAAACAGGTAGGTTAGGTGCGGCGGTTATTTTTTTGCCGGCTGGTAATACTTAAATCTGTATTACATTTGCAAAAATGATTTCACTTAACACCAATTTGCAGCGCCTTTTTGCGGCGGCCCAAAAGCCGGTTAAGCTGGGCATTGGCTTAATGTCGGGCACGTCGTTAGATGGTTTAGACGTTGCCCTGTGTAAGTTTACCGGTAGCGGTTTAAATACACAATTTGAGTTGGTGCAGTTTAAAACGGTGCCTTATGGGGATGAATTTAAAAACGAGATTAAGCAGGTGTTTTCGCGCAAGCTGGTTGACCTGGAGAAACTGACCTTGCTTAATGCCTACATAGGCAGCTTTCATGCAGAATTAATATTAGAGTGCCTTGCCGGGTGGAAAGTTGCTGCCGCCGATGTTGATTATATTGCCAGCCACGGGCAAACCATTTACCATGCCCCCCAAAGCCTGCATGGCATTGCCGGTTACCCAAACGCCACCCTGCAAATAGGCGACGGCGACCATATTGCCGTAAAAACAGGTATATTAACCATAAGCGATTTTAGGCAGAAACACTTAGCCGCCGGTGGCGAGGGTGCACCGCTGGCCTTATATGGCGATGTGATTTTAGGGAGCCAAACTGGCCAAAACCGCATATTGTTAAACATTGGCGGTATTGCAAACCTTACCTACTTACCTGCCGATAGTGATGCAACAGCCGTAATGTGTACCGATATTGGCCCTGGCAATACTTTAATTGATGCCGCCTGCCAACTGTATTTTGAAAAGGCTTATGATGAGGATTCGGCAATAGCTTTATCAGGAAGTGTTAATGGCGCGCTTTTAACGGCATTATTAAACCATGATTTTTTTAACCAACCATTGCCTAAAACCACCGGCCCCGAATTGTTTAATTTAGCTTATTTGCAGCACGCACAGCAACAATCGGCCACTTTAAATATCGCTCATGCGGATATCATAACCACCCTGAGTGCCTTTACTGCTCAAACCATAGCTAACGCTATTGGCCTGTTTAATATCAATAGCGGGCTTAGGTTATTTGCAAGCGGCGGCGGCGCGCATAACCCATTTATAATGAGGTACCTGCAAAAGCTGTTGCCCCATGTTTATATTGGCAACACCAATGAGCTGGGCATACAGCCCGACGCCAAAGAAGCCATACTTTTTGCCCTGCTGGGCAACGAGGCTTTATGCGGCCAACCTATAAAAATAGGCAATAACCCACAGGTATTGATGGGGAAATTTAGTTTCCCGGTATAGTTAATACAATAAAATGTTTTCGCGGCGGTAGGCGTGCAGGGCGTTATCGTCGGGCTGTAAATCGGTTATCAGGCAGTGTATTTGGTGCAGTTGGCAAACGCGCATGCGCTGCACGGTATTTAGCTTTTCGGCAACGCACATAATAGCTACTTTGTTTGAGGCATTTATCATCGCTTTTTTTACCTGCACAATGTCCAGGTCAGAGTCTGTTACACCATCTCCTATTGATATGCCATTGGTTCCTAAAAAACAAATATCAAACCTAATTTCGTGTAAATAGCTAACTACCTGTGTACCCACACAAACCTGCGAGTTTTTAGAAAACTGCCCGCCTATTAATATTACAGTAATTAAAGGATGATCGGCCAGTTGCAAGGCAACAAGCGGACTAATGGTAAAAATAGTTGCCGTGCGGTTGTCGGGCAAAAGGCGCACCATTTGTAAAACGGTTGTACCGCCGCCGGTTAGTACCACCATGCCATCTTTAATCATGCTCATGGCTTTTTTGGCAATTTCCTTTTTTGCATCGCCGGCATAAATATCATTCTGCTGAAAAGGGTAGTGGTATGACCGCGACAATGCACCGCCATGTACTTTAACAATTGTACCGGCTTCGTCCATTTCGTTTAAATCGCGCCGGATGGTGTCTTCCGAAACGTTAAGTCGGAGGGCGAGATCTGAAGACAATACCTTATTATGCAGGTTTATTTCTTTAATAATTAAAGCGTGTCTTTCTTTTTTCAGCATAAAAACGATGTTAAAATGAATATTAAACTAAAGTTGCATTTTTTTGCCGACTTTTTAAATTAAATTGCCCGAAACATGCAAACAATAAAATTATTTTTATTTAAATTAGCCTTGAAGTTCATATTTTGCATAGTTGCACTTGCGTGTTGTTGCATGTTTGCCCTTGTGCCGGGTTTAATTCGGTATAAAAATGCAGATAATGGATTTATTGTCGGCATTTCGGGCTGATTTTTTCTTCGGTAACAATTGCTTTTATTACATCAGGCTATCAAGGTAAAAAGGAACGATGAAGTGTTCGGGATGCGCCATTAATAGTTTGCTTAAAATTTCAACTAAATAACAAACTCTAAATAAACTCATGTATGAAAAAAATCTACTCATGCTTTTTCTTGCAGTATTTTGTTGCCTAACACAAGTTATGGCGCAAAGTATGGTTAAGGGGAAGGTTACCGACGAAAGAGATGGTAGCCCCATGCCCGGCGTCACGATCCGTTTAAAGGGCTCATCAATTGTGGCCGTATCAAATGGTTCCGGCGATTATTCTATAACAGCTAAGGCCGGTCAAATTATGGTCTTTACATTTATTGGTTATGTAACCAAAGAGGTTACCGTTGGCACATCCGCCGGTTACAATGTAAAACTTCAGGAATCTGCCGGTACGTTAAACGAGGTTGTGGTTACAGCTTATGGCATCCCGCGTGATAAAAAGAGTTTGGGTTACTCTACGCCAATAGTTAAAGGCGATGAGGTATCAGAAACCCAGCGCGAAGACTTTTTTGGCGGTTTGCAGGGCCGTGTACCC includes:
- a CDS encoding anhydro-N-acetylmuramic acid kinase, whose protein sequence is MISLNTNLQRLFAAAQKPVKLGIGLMSGTSLDGLDVALCKFTGSGLNTQFELVQFKTVPYGDEFKNEIKQVFSRKLVDLEKLTLLNAYIGSFHAELILECLAGWKVAAADVDYIASHGQTIYHAPQSLHGIAGYPNATLQIGDGDHIAVKTGILTISDFRQKHLAAGGEGAPLALYGDVILGSQTGQNRILLNIGGIANLTYLPADSDATAVMCTDIGPGNTLIDAACQLYFEKAYDEDSAIALSGSVNGALLTALLNHDFFNQPLPKTTGPELFNLAYLQHAQQQSATLNIAHADIITTLSAFTAQTIANAIGLFNINSGLRLFASGGGAHNPFIMRYLQKLLPHVYIGNTNELGIQPDAKEAILFALLGNEALCGQPIKIGNNPQVLMGKFSFPV
- a CDS encoding DeoR/GlpR family DNA-binding transcription regulator → MLKKERHALIIKEINLHNKVLSSDLALRLNVSEDTIRRDLNEMDEAGTIVKVHGGALSRSYHYPFQQNDIYAGDAKKEIAKKAMSMIKDGMVVLTGGGTTVLQMVRLLPDNRTATIFTISPLVALQLADHPLITVILIGGQFSKNSQVCVGTQVVSYLHEIRFDICFLGTNGISIGDGVTDSDLDIVQVKKAMINASNKVAIMCVAEKLNTVQRMRVCQLHQIHCLITDLQPDDNALHAYRRENILLY
- a CDS encoding acyl-CoA dehydrogenase, whose product is MHFELSEEHLMIRQAARDFAQQELKPGVIERDEHQKFPAEQVKKLGELGFLGMMVDPKYGGSGMDSISYVLVMEELSKIDASASVVVSVNNSLVCYGLEHFGSEEQKQKYLVPLAKGEKIGAFCLSEPEAGSDATSQHTTAIDMGDHYLVNGTKNWITNGSSASTYLVIAQTHAEKGHHGINVLIVERGMEGFTIGPKENKLGIRGSDTHSLMFTDVKVPKENRIGEDGFGFKFAMKTLEGGRIGIASQALGIASGAYELALNYSKERKTFGKPLADHQSIQFKLADMATEIEAARLLCLKAAWLKDNGQPYAQASSMAKLFASEVAMKTTIEAVQIHGGYGFVKEYHVERLMRDAKITQIYEGTSEIQKIVISREVLK
- a CDS encoding acyltransferase family protein, yielding MAGLSQTPNLKLNNRLLSLDVFRGLTVAAMILVNNPGDWGHIYAPLEHAAWNGCTPTDLIFPFFLYIVGVSIVFALQTKAADAAQHGKLLLTVIKRGAILIGLGWFLALYPHFNFGTMRIPGVLPRIGLVFAICGVIFVKTERKTQLILFWTFLIVYFLLMTLVPVPGTGYANLQPETNLGAWLDRTILGTPHLWKEAVTWDPEGLLGTLPACATTLFGILIGTWLKRKDKDESTKVAWMFTAGLGAVILGLIWDLFFPINKALWTSSYVLYAGGLATLGLAFFYWIIDVQGHKGFTRPFVVYGVNAITVFFLSAFIVKTSALIKVGDKKQAVLQYVYQHVFAPYFSPINASLAWAICFVLFFMLILSWMYKRKIIIKV